The Nothobranchius furzeri strain GRZ-AD chromosome 8, NfurGRZ-RIMD1, whole genome shotgun sequence genome includes a region encoding these proteins:
- the fam174c gene encoding protein FAM174C has translation MEEDICKELPRRPEQSTENMKQPCEVLGETETLRKGEDGSRPTPAAVRPYCCYYLIKRSDCLPLFGWKPAEFGRTPGSNRPWQPIREENSQTVKKGLDPPSVLLEVNFLVGLSTKRCRVTRSGTCLKENPVLFRYRFRTRSVQESRLLASNFFSDMKMTFRRLLSSIIVSLCWLFVFVVEEAVTNNVTAAPDATVKPSSQGNSTSARPVMTFDGSHVNSSMIQRALFVLIGITMIGVLYFLIRTVRLKKPSQRKKYGLLSNYDDSVEMEAVESEEDDTLYEARSLRR, from the exons ATGGAAGAAGACATTTGTAAG GAACTCCCGAGACGGCCTGAACAATCAACTGAAAACATGAAACAGCCCTGTGAGGTTTTAGG TGAGACTGAAACTCTGAGAAAAGGAGAAGATGGCAGCAGGCCAACGCCCGCCGCAGTTCGGCCATATTGTTGTTATTACCTCATTAAGAGGTCGGACTGCCTCCCGCTGTTTGGTTGGAAGCCAGCTGAGTTTGGCAGAACGCCCGGATCAAACCGCCCCTggcagccaatcagagaagagaacaGCCAGACTGTGAAA AAAGGTTTGGACCCTCCTTCAGTCCTG TTAGAAGTAAACTTCCTGGTTGGATTGTCAACAAAGCGGTGTCGGGTTACACGTAGTGGGACGTGTCTGAAGGAAAATCCGGTTCTGTTCCGGTACCGGTTCAGAACTCGATCCGTTCAAGAGTCTCGTCTACTTGCGTCGAACTTCTTTTCAGATATGAAAATGACTTTTCGTCGACTTTTGTCGTCGATTATCGTGTCTTTATGTTGGCTGTTTGTGTTCGTTGTGGAGGAAGCGGTGACCAACAACGTCACCGCGGCGCCCGACGCCACCGTGAAGCCCTCCAGCCAGGGGAACTCCACGAGCGCCCGCCCGGTGATGACTTTCGACGGCTCCCATGTGAACAGCTCCATGATCCAGAGGGCCCTGTTCGTCCTCATAGGCATCACGATGATCGGAGTTCTCTACTTCCTCATCCGAACTGTGCG GCTGAAGAAACCCAGCCAGAGGAAGAAGTACGGTCTGCTGTCCAACTACGACGACTCGGTGGAGATGGAGGCAGTGGAGAGCGAGGAAGACGACACGCTGTACGAAGCTCGCAGCCTCCGCAG ATGA